A region of Helicoverpa zea isolate HzStark_Cry1AcR chromosome 16, ilHelZeax1.1, whole genome shotgun sequence DNA encodes the following proteins:
- the LOC124637715 gene encoding UDP-glycosyltransferase UGT5-like, translating into MDALKYVLLLLALAKYSESANILYVVPFTAKSHFIMLRPIGLELARRGHNVTVITGNKEPNPPPNYHQIMVDKKEIWELIGGGGRPNVFSMVNVPAEKFHEGILWKGGIAFTELVLNSTEIKAFLAKDNKFDLVISEQFFQEALNLLAYKYNAPLVLVTTYGNCMRHNIITRNPLQLATVLQEFLDVRDPTSFWGRMRNLYFSMYEYIYWRYFYMEEQELLVKKYLNDLPQPVPNLYDVERNASLILVNSHFSFDPPTAYLPNVVEIGGSHLSKSDAKLPENLQKELDNAKHGVVYMNFGSNVRSSELPEDKKKAILNVFRRLKQTVLWKWEEDILENKPDNLIVQKWMPQKEILSHPNIRLFVSHGGLIGTQEATFHGVPIVGVPIYADQYNNLLQVQNIGYGKILEYHEIDEETLYNRVNEVLTNDSYRKKAKEVSRRFKDRPLNALDTAMFWIEYVIRNNGADYIKNPSLELSWVASNMIDVYAFILILVLGVVFATVKILSIVLSLFKSKDSKKQKKKRS; encoded by the exons ATG gacgCCTTGAAATACGTTTTGTTGTTACTGGCCCTAGCAAAGTATAGTGAGTCagcaaatattttgtatgtgGTGCCTTTTACAGCGAAAtcacattttattatgttaagacCTATTGGATTGGAGTTAGCTCGGAGGGGACATAATGTGACTGTGATTACTGGGAATAAGGAGCCTAACCCACCACCGAATTATCATCAAATCATGGTAGATAAAAAGGAGATTTGGGAACTTAtag GCGGAGGAGGACGACCGAATGTCTTCAGCATGGTAAACGTGCCAGCAGAGAAGTTCCACGAGGGCATTCTATGGAAAGGAGGCATAGCATTTACAGAGCTCGTTCTAAATTCAACAGAAATCAAAGCATTTTTGGCAAAAGATAACAAATTTGACCTGGTCATCAGCGAGCAGTTCTTTCAAGAAGCGCTGAATTTACTCGCCTACAAATACAACGCTCCTTTAGTCTTAGTCACGACGTATGGTAACTGCATGAGACACAACATTATAACAAGAAACCCGTTGCAGCTAGCCACGGTTCTACAGGAATTCCTAGACGTTAGAGACCCAACATCGTTTTGGGGCAGAATGAGGAATTTGTACTTCTCCATGTATGAATACATTTATTGGCGTTACTTTTATATGGAAGAACAAGAACTATTAGTGAAGAAGTATTTAAACGATTTGCCTCAACCAGTGCCTAATTTGTATGACGTGGAAAGAAATGCTTCGCTGATTTTGGTCAACTCGCATTTTAGTTTTGACCCCCCAACGGCTTACCTGCCAAATGTTGTGGAAATCGGGGGATCGCATTTAAGTAAAAGCGATGCTAAATTGCCAGAG aATCTTCAAAAAGAATTGGACAATGCCAAACATGGAGTAGTGTACATGAACTTCGGGTCAAATGTGCGCAGTTCAGAGTTACCAGAAGACAAAAAGAAAGCAATTCTCAACGTGTTTAGACGACTCAAACAAACTGTGCTTTGGAAATGGGAGGAAGACATTCTGGAGAACAAACCAGATAATCTGATTGTACAGAAATGGATGCCGCAGAAGGAAATCTTGT caCATCCCAACATAAGGCTCTTCGTATCCCACGGAGGATTAATAGGAACACAAGAGGCCACTTTCCACGGAGTTCCAATCGTTGGAGTACCAATTTACGCCGACCAGTACAACAACTTATTACAAGTCCAAAACATAGGTTACGGAAAAATATTAGAATACCACGAAATAGATGAAGAAACGTTATATAACAGAGTAAATGAAGTACTGACGAATGATTCTTATAGAAAGAAGGCTAAAGAAGTGTCCAGAAGATTCAAGGATCGACCATTGAATGCTTTAGATACAGCTATGTTTTGGATAGAGTATGTTATAAGAAATAATGGAGCAGATTACATTAAGAACCCTTCTTTAGAATTGAGTTGGGTAGCGTCTAACATGATAGATGTATacgcttttattttaattttagttctaGGTGTTGTATTCGCAACTGTGAAGATATTGTCAATTGTACTAAGCCTATTTAAGTCAAAGGACTCTAAGAAGCAAAAGAAAAAGCGATCGTAA
- the LOC124637711 gene encoding glutaryl-CoA dehydrogenase, mitochondrial, which yields MAVSVSTKLLSLCKNKANVRALSTTNSKYAKVTFNWEDPLNLDGQLHDDEKAIRDSFKAYCNEKLLPRIIEANRNEVFDRTIYKELGELGALGCTFKGYGCAGVSYVTYGLMTRELDGIDSAYRSAMSVQSSLAMGSIYLYGTEEQKQKYLPRMAKGELVGCFGLTEPNFGSDAGGLVTRAKYDSKNKTYVLSGSKTWITNSPIADVLIIWAKDEEGKVRGYIVERSQVKKGLDTPKINGKFSLRASQTGMISLDEVVIPEENLLPNVVGLKGPFGCLNNARYGIAWGALGAAETCLRIARQYTLDRKQFGRPLAANQIIQKKMADMVTEIALGLQGCLRVGRLIDENKAAPDMISLLKRNNCGKALEIARNARDMLGGNGVSDEYHIIRHVMNLEAVNTYEGTHDIHALILGRAITGIQAFS from the coding sequence ATGGCCGTGTCAGTGTCCACGAAATTGTTGTCTTTGTGTAAAAATAAGGCAAATGTAAGAGCATTGTCGACCACAAACTCAAAATACGCAAAAGTAACATTCAACTGGGAGGACCCGCTGAATTTAGATGGACAATTACATGACGACGAAAAGGCGATAAGGGACTCGTTCAAAGCTTATTGCAACGAGAAACTATTGCCAAGAATAATCGAAGCGAACAGAAATGAAGTCTTTGATAGAACAATTTATAAGGAGCTCGGAGAACTGGGCGCACTTGGATGCACGTTTAAAGGTTATGGTTGTGCCGGCGTTTCGTATGTTACCTATGGGTTGATGACAAGGGAACTGGATGGAATTGACTCAGCTTATAGGTCTGCGATGAGTGTGCAAAGCAGCTTAGCAATGGGTTCAATTTACTTATATGGAACCGAAGAACAGAAACAAAAGTACTTACCAAGGATGGCTAAAGGAGAACTGGTAGGATGTTTTGGTCTGACGGAGCCGAATTTCGGCAGTGATGCTGGCGGTCTAGTCACGAGAGCTAAGTatgattctaaaaataaaacctacgttCTATCAGGCTCAAAGACATGGATTACCAACTCTCCGATCGCAGACGTATTGATCATTTGGGCTAAAGACGAGGAAGGTAAAGTTCGAGGTTACATAGTTGAACGGTCGCAAGTCAAAAAGGGCCTGGATACTCCTAAAATCAATGGCAAATTTTCTTTGCGAGCGTCGCAAACGGGCATGATATCGCTCGACGAAGTAGTAATACCGGAGGAGAATTTATTGCCCAACGTAGTGGGCCTGAAGGGGCCCTTCGGATGTCTCAATAACGCTCGATATGGGATCGCTTGGGGCGCTCTCGGTGCCGCTGAAACATGTTTGCGGATCGCCCGCCAGTACACATTAGATAGGAAACAATTTGGAAGACCTCTTGCTGCCAACCAGATAATACAAAAGAAAATGGCTGACATGGTGACAGAGATTGCCCTCGGTTTGCAAGGCTGTCTGAGAGTCGGTCGCCTGATAGATGAAAATAAGGCAGCTCCTGATATGATTTCGTTGTTGAAAAGGAATAACTGTGGAAAAGCTTTGGAAATAGCTAGAAATGCGAGAGATATGCTTGGAGGTAATGGAGTGTCTGATGAGTATCACATTATAAGACACGTAATGAATCTGGAGGCCGTCAACACTTATGAAGGCACACATGATATTCACGCACTGATTTTGGGCAGAGCTATCACTGGTATACAAGCATTTTCTTAA